The Actinomycetota bacterium genome contains a region encoding:
- a CDS encoding polyphosphate kinase 2 family protein, with the protein MLERWRVQPGTNVDLEAVDPASTPGAPGGKEATLAALPALTVELADLQDRLAAEARRSLLVVLQAPDAGGKDGTIRHVFHGVNPQGTRVHSFKAPAGDERAHDFLWRVHRVVPAAGEIGIFNRSHYEDVLAVRVRKLVAPSVWRPRFELIGSFEALLAHEGTTIVKLYLHISKEEQRERLQARLDDPDKRWKFRPEDLADRVLWDRYRAAYNEAISRTATSQAPWFIVPADHKWYRNWAVSTILVETLRKMDPRYPQPAEALPKAVG; encoded by the coding sequence ATGCTCGAGCGGTGGCGCGTCCAGCCCGGCACCAACGTGGACCTCGAGGCCGTGGACCCGGCCTCCACGCCCGGGGCGCCCGGCGGCAAGGAGGCCACGCTGGCGGCCCTGCCGGCCCTCACCGTGGAGCTGGCCGACCTGCAGGACCGGCTGGCGGCCGAAGCCCGGCGATCGCTGCTCGTGGTGCTCCAGGCGCCCGACGCGGGTGGCAAGGACGGCACCATCCGCCACGTGTTCCACGGCGTGAACCCCCAGGGCACCCGGGTGCACTCCTTCAAGGCGCCGGCGGGCGACGAGCGGGCACACGACTTCCTCTGGCGGGTGCACCGTGTTGTTCCGGCGGCAGGCGAAATCGGCATCTTCAACCGCTCGCATTATGAGGATGTCCTGGCGGTACGGGTGCGCAAGCTCGTCGCCCCGTCGGTGTGGAGACCCCGCTTCGAATTGATCGGCAGTTTCGAGGCCCTGCTGGCCCACGAGGGGACCACCATCGTGAAGCTCTACCTGCACATCTCCAAGGAGGAGCAGCGGGAACGGCTGCAGGCGCGCCTCGACGACCCGGACAAGCGGTGGAAGTTCCGTCCCGAGGACCTCGCCGACCGGGTCCTGTGGGACCGCTACCGCGCGGCCTACAACGAGGCGATCAGCCGCACGGCCACCTCCCAGGCCCCCTGGTTCATCGTGCCCGCCGACCACAAGTGGTACCGGAACTGGGCGGTCAGCACCATCCTGGTGGAAACCCTGCGGAAGATGGACCCCCGCTACCCGCAGCCCGCCGAGGCCCTGCCGAAAGCGGTCGGGTAG
- a CDS encoding response regulator transcription factor, whose translation MNGAVRIVVADDHQVIRTGFAGLLDTQPDFSVVGVASDGAEAVRVCRELEPDVVLMDVRMPGMDGIEATRHLTGGGSGDGGASRPRVLILTTFDLDEYVYDALRAGASGFLLKDVTAERLFDAVRVIAGGDALLAPAVTRRLISEFAKLQPKPDAPVAARLESLTPRETQVLRLVAEGLSNTEIAERLVVTEETVKTHVSRVLAKLGLRDRTQAVVTAYESGLVVPGHPR comes from the coding sequence GTGAACGGGGCAGTCCGCATCGTGGTGGCCGACGACCACCAGGTGATCCGCACCGGCTTCGCCGGGCTGCTGGACACCCAGCCGGACTTCTCGGTGGTGGGCGTGGCCTCCGACGGCGCCGAGGCGGTGCGGGTCTGCCGGGAGCTGGAGCCCGACGTGGTCCTGATGGACGTGCGGATGCCCGGGATGGACGGCATCGAGGCGACCCGGCACCTGACCGGCGGCGGATCGGGGGACGGGGGCGCCAGCAGGCCCCGGGTGCTGATCCTCACCACCTTCGACCTCGACGAGTACGTCTACGACGCGCTCCGGGCCGGGGCCAGCGGCTTCCTCTTGAAGGACGTCACCGCCGAGCGGCTGTTCGACGCCGTCCGGGTGATCGCCGGGGGCGACGCCCTCCTGGCGCCGGCGGTGACCCGCCGGCTGATCAGCGAGTTCGCCAAGCTGCAGCCCAAGCCGGACGCCCCGGTGGCCGCCCGCCTGGAGTCGCTCACCCCCCGGGAGACGCAGGTGCTCCGGCTGGTGGCCGAAGGGCTGTCGAACACCGAGATCGCCGAGCGCCTGGTGGTCACCGAGGAGACGGTCAAGACCCACGTCAGCCGGGTGCTGGCCAAGCTGGGCCTGCGCGACCGGACCCAGGCGGTGGTGACCGCGTACGAGTCCGGCCTGGTGGTGCCGGGCCACCCGCGCTGA
- a CDS encoding sensor histidine kinase, whose amino-acid sequence MSATVDPGRGWAGMARGLVAAPHALAVAAGVLALAALSEALARAAVIHASGQLMLAVALVAVATALPLAFLRPLPAAAAVAVAAVLSLTLFHTLTVAGALAVLAALHRYGRSPAPGAAQAAGASVLSLPFLVLAVAGGRPAATEAGVLTLVLAALAPAAAFGGMAGRARQEAASQSAARQVIAGNLLEHTARGERARIARELHDVVAHHISMVAVQAETARLTTPGMPAAGAQRLSAIGDTARAALTEMRRLLGVLREDARTEDEAAARQPQPGLSQLNHLLDEARAASGTGARLILRGPPVSLDPGVELAAYRIAQEALTNARRHAPGAAVDVELHFTDAALLLRVRDDGPGPALDAALDPGLDAGLDAALADAGGGHGLQGMRERATAVGGRLQTGAAPGGGFLVEATLPARAEGLP is encoded by the coding sequence GTGAGCGCCACCGTGGACCCGGGCCGGGGATGGGCCGGGATGGCCCGCGGGCTGGTGGCGGCACCCCATGCGCTGGCGGTGGCGGCGGGCGTCCTGGCCCTGGCGGCGCTGAGCGAGGCCCTCGCCCGGGCGGCGGTCATCCACGCCAGCGGGCAGCTGATGCTGGCAGTAGCCCTGGTGGCGGTCGCCACCGCACTGCCCCTGGCCTTCCTGCGCCCCCTGCCCGCCGCGGCCGCGGTGGCCGTGGCGGCGGTGCTGTCGCTCACCCTGTTCCACACCCTGACCGTCGCCGGGGCCCTGGCGGTGCTGGCCGCCCTGCACCGCTACGGGCGCTCGCCCGCGCCGGGCGCGGCCCAGGCCGCCGGGGCCTCGGTGCTGAGCCTGCCATTCCTGGTCCTGGCCGTGGCCGGCGGTCGTCCGGCGGCCACCGAAGCCGGCGTGCTGACGCTGGTCCTGGCGGCGCTGGCCCCGGCGGCGGCGTTCGGCGGCATGGCCGGGCGCGCCCGGCAGGAGGCCGCCAGCCAGAGCGCCGCCCGGCAGGTGATCGCCGGCAACCTCCTGGAGCACACCGCCCGGGGCGAGCGGGCCCGCATCGCCCGGGAGCTGCACGATGTGGTGGCGCACCACATCTCGATGGTGGCCGTGCAGGCCGAGACCGCCCGGCTCACCACCCCCGGGATGCCAGCGGCCGGGGCGCAGCGACTCTCGGCGATCGGGGACACCGCCCGCGCGGCCCTCACCGAGATGCGCCGCCTGCTGGGCGTGCTGCGGGAGGACGCCCGGACCGAGGACGAAGCTGCCGCCCGCCAGCCGCAGCCCGGCCTGAGCCAGCTCAACCACCTCCTGGACGAGGCCCGGGCGGCGTCGGGGACGGGCGCCCGGCTGATCCTGCGCGGTCCGCCCGTGAGCCTGGACCCGGGCGTCGAGCTGGCCGCCTACCGCATCGCCCAGGAGGCCCTCACCAACGCCCGGCGGCACGCCCCCGGGGCGGCCGTCGACGTCGAGCTGCACTTCACCGATGCCGCCCTCCTGCTGCGGGTGCGGGACGACGGGCCGGGGCCCGCGCTGGACGCGGCCCTGGACCCCGGGCTGGACGCCGGGTTGGACGCCGCACTTGCCGATGCCGGCGGCGGCCACGGGCTGCAGGGCATGCGGGAACGGGCCACCGCGGTGGGCGGCCGGCTGCAGACCGGGGCGGCCCCGGGCGGGGGATTCCTCGTCGAGGCAACGCTGCCGGCCCGCGCGGAGGGGCTCCCGTGA
- a CDS encoding ATP-binding cassette domain-containing protein has product MDATIEVTGARKQFGPTVALDGLSFSVAPGDVTGFVGPNGAGKSTTMRAILGLDRLDAGTALVGGRAYRTLRHPLTQVGSLLDAGALHPARSGRNHLLWLAHSQGLPARRVDEVVEQAGLGGAVRRAAGGYSLGMRQRLGLAAAMLGDPPVLMLDEPFNGLDPEGIVWMRGFLRSLAAEGRAVLVSSHLMAELEGTASHLVVIGRGRLVADTSVAALIDAASGGRVLLRTSARTEAMAVLASAGATVAATGPETVTVAGLPPEEVVRLLGQHAVPFAEVASHRATLEEAYMELTRDSVEFSALAPSPEARP; this is encoded by the coding sequence ATGGATGCCACCATCGAAGTCACCGGGGCCCGCAAGCAGTTCGGCCCCACCGTCGCCCTGGACGGGCTCTCGTTCTCGGTCGCCCCGGGCGACGTCACCGGCTTCGTCGGGCCCAACGGGGCCGGCAAGTCCACCACCATGCGGGCGATCCTCGGCCTGGACCGCCTGGACGCCGGCACCGCCCTCGTGGGCGGCCGGGCCTACCGGACGCTGCGTCACCCGCTGACGCAGGTGGGGTCGCTCCTGGACGCCGGCGCCCTCCACCCGGCCCGCAGCGGCCGCAACCACCTGCTGTGGCTGGCCCACTCGCAGGGGCTCCCCGCCCGGCGGGTGGACGAGGTCGTCGAGCAGGCCGGCCTCGGCGGCGCCGTGCGGCGGGCGGCGGGCGGGTACTCGCTGGGCATGCGCCAGCGCCTCGGCCTGGCGGCGGCGATGCTCGGCGATCCCCCCGTGCTGATGCTCGACGAGCCCTTCAACGGCCTCGACCCCGAGGGCATCGTGTGGATGCGGGGCTTCCTCCGCTCCCTGGCGGCCGAGGGCCGGGCGGTGCTGGTCTCCAGCCACCTGATGGCCGAGCTGGAGGGCACGGCCAGCCACCTGGTGGTCATCGGCCGGGGCCGGCTGGTGGCCGACACCAGCGTGGCTGCCCTCATCGATGCTGCCTCGGGGGGCCGGGTGCTCCTGCGCACCAGCGCCCGCACCGAGGCGATGGCCGTCCTGGCCTCCGCCGGGGCGACGGTCGCCGCCACCGGCCCGGAGACGGTGACCGTCGCCGGCCTCCCCCCGGAAGAGGTGGTGCGCCTTCTCGGCCAGCACGCCGTTCCCTTCGCCGAGGTGGCGTCCCATCGGGCCACGCTGGAGGAGGCCTACATGGAGCTGACCCGCGACAGCGTCGAGTTCTCGGCCCTCGCACCCTCGCCGGAGGCCCGCCCATGA
- a CDS encoding ABC transporter permease subunit, with amino-acid sequence MMRTEPSVAPYRSAQPESHDGFAALVRAEWTKLRSVRGWLIALVAGAVLIVALAVLNGEGSHSGFCTGGRNGQAPHCVVGHPPEPTGPGGEVIVDTYELVHQPLTGNGSITARLTSFTGIVGNSGPVQVGQALADSHPGLAGWSKGGIIITDSTRQGAPYAAVMQTGGHGVHMQYDFTHDLAGSATQASPASPRWLRLTRSGDTITGYESADGTHWTTIGAATLPGLPATVQAGIFTTSPMLDISTQHLVVTTGSEAATQATAVFDSVSLDGGQPAGTWTGDDVGEDPRAGPSGLNSYEQGAGTFTLTGAGDIAPAPDAAGTRGIEASLNGAFVALIVFLVLGTLFVTSEYRRGLVRTTLAATPRRGRVLAAKAVVLGVSTFVISLAGIAVALPVGEKLLRGNGNFVAHVSTPTLIRVVVGTAAVLAVSAIVALGIGTVLRRSAGAITAAIVGLLLPIILATSGLPTGASEWLLRLTPAASFAVQQTAVVYPMVSFPHTPANGYFPLPAWAGFLVLCAWAAVALGVATYLLNRRDV; translated from the coding sequence ATGATGCGCACCGAGCCCTCAGTCGCCCCCTACCGCTCCGCCCAGCCCGAGTCCCACGACGGCTTCGCCGCCCTGGTGCGGGCCGAGTGGACCAAGTTACGCAGCGTGCGCGGGTGGCTGATCGCCCTGGTGGCGGGCGCCGTGCTCATCGTCGCCCTGGCGGTGCTGAACGGCGAGGGCAGCCACAGCGGGTTCTGCACGGGCGGGCGGAACGGCCAGGCCCCGCACTGCGTCGTCGGTCACCCCCCCGAGCCCACCGGCCCCGGCGGTGAGGTCATCGTCGACACCTACGAGCTGGTCCACCAGCCCCTCACGGGCAACGGCAGCATCACCGCCCGGCTGACCTCGTTCACCGGCATCGTGGGCAACTCGGGCCCGGTCCAGGTGGGCCAGGCACTGGCCGACTCCCACCCCGGGCTGGCCGGCTGGTCCAAGGGCGGGATCATCATCACCGACAGCACCCGGCAGGGGGCCCCCTACGCCGCCGTGATGCAGACCGGTGGGCACGGCGTGCACATGCAGTACGACTTCACGCACGACCTCGCGGGCAGCGCCACCCAGGCATCGCCGGCGTCACCCCGCTGGTTGCGGTTGACCCGGAGCGGCGACACGATCACCGGCTACGAATCGGCCGACGGCACCCACTGGACCACGATCGGCGCCGCCACCCTGCCCGGCCTCCCCGCCACGGTGCAGGCTGGGATCTTCACCACGTCCCCGATGCTCGACATCTCCACCCAGCACCTGGTGGTCACGACCGGTAGCGAGGCGGCGACCCAGGCCACGGCGGTGTTCGACAGCGTCTCGCTCGACGGCGGGCAGCCCGCAGGCACCTGGACCGGCGACGATGTCGGCGAAGACCCGCGGGCGGGACCCAGTGGGCTCAACTCCTACGAGCAGGGGGCGGGCACCTTCACGCTCACCGGCGCTGGCGATATCGCCCCCGCCCCGGACGCGGCCGGCACCCGGGGCATCGAGGCGAGCCTGAACGGCGCCTTCGTCGCCCTCATCGTCTTCCTGGTGCTGGGGACCCTGTTCGTCACCAGCGAGTACCGCAGGGGCCTGGTCCGCACCACGTTGGCCGCCACACCCCGCCGGGGCAGGGTGCTTGCCGCCAAGGCAGTCGTGCTCGGCGTGAGCACGTTCGTGATCTCGCTCGCCGGCATCGCCGTGGCGCTCCCGGTGGGCGAGAAGCTCCTGCGAGGCAACGGGAACTTCGTCGCCCACGTCAGCACCCCCACCCTGATCCGGGTGGTGGTGGGCACCGCCGCGGTCCTCGCGGTGTCGGCGATCGTGGCCCTCGGCATCGGCACGGTCCTCCGCCGGAGCGCCGGGGCGATCACCGCCGCCATCGTCGGCCTGCTCCTGCCCATCATCCTGGCCACGTCGGGCCTCCCCACCGGTGCCTCCGAGTGGCTCCTGCGGCTTACTCCGGCCGCCTCCTTCGCGGTGCAGCAGACCGCGGTGGTCTACCCGATGGTGAGCTTCCCCCACACGCCGGCCAACGGCTACTTCCCACTCCCCGCCTGGGCCGGGTTCCTCGTCCTGTGCGCCTGGGCGGCCGTGGCGCTCGGCGTGGCGACCTACCTGCTGAACCGGCGGGACGTGTAG
- a CDS encoding ABC transporter permease, producing MTRALRAEWTKLVTTPGAFWLLAATVVLTVGVGAATAAAATYPPFNAVQDLPKTALTGVLVGQAVVAILAVLAVGTEYSTGLIRVTLLAVPRRTQVLVAKAALVGALTAGAGILAAAGSLVAGRILLAHNGFTPAHGYALLSLGDGPTLRAAVGTVAYLVLVGLLTLGVATAVRDTGAGIGAVLGLLLLFPLIAHAISNPHWQRHLNQIGPMTAGLLVQVTTNLRHQVLSPWAGLGVLAAWAAGALALGGLLLAVRDA from the coding sequence ATGACCCGCGCCCTCCGCGCCGAATGGACCAAGCTGGTGACCACCCCGGGCGCCTTCTGGCTCCTGGCGGCCACGGTGGTGCTCACCGTGGGGGTGGGTGCGGCAACGGCCGCCGCCGCCACCTACCCGCCGTTCAACGCCGTGCAGGATCTCCCGAAGACCGCCCTGACCGGGGTGTTGGTGGGCCAGGCGGTGGTGGCCATCCTGGCGGTGCTGGCGGTCGGCACGGAGTACAGCACGGGGCTGATCCGGGTCACCCTGCTGGCGGTGCCCCGCCGGACCCAGGTCCTGGTGGCCAAGGCGGCGTTGGTCGGCGCCCTCACTGCGGGGGCAGGGATCCTGGCCGCGGCCGGCTCGCTGGTCGCCGGGCGGATCCTGTTGGCCCACAACGGGTTTACGCCCGCCCACGGGTATGCCCTGCTCTCCCTGGGCGATGGTCCGACCCTCCGGGCGGCGGTGGGCACGGTGGCGTACCTGGTCCTCGTCGGCCTGCTCACCCTGGGCGTCGCCACCGCGGTGCGGGACACCGGCGCCGGCATCGGTGCCGTCCTGGGCCTGCTGCTGCTCTTCCCGCTGATCGCCCACGCGATCTCCAACCCGCACTGGCAGCGCCACCTGAACCAGATCGGCCCGATGACCGCCGGGCTCCTGGTCCAGGTGACCACCAACCTGCGCCACCAGGTGCTGAGCCCGTGGGCCGGGCTCGGCGTCCTTGCCGCCTGGGCGGCCGGGGCGCTCGCCCTCGGCGGGTTGCTCCTCGCGGTGCGGGACGCCTGA
- a CDS encoding winged helix DNA-binding domain-containing protein — MLTRMPDRPPPGATLGTRVLNRSYLARQLLLDRVAMPAAGALEHLVGMQAQAPLAPYVGLWSRLDGFDPAELAGLIESRAAVRIALFRSTIFLVTAEDCRALRAVVQPAIDRSLGGNFSRPLAGVNRAEVAAVGRALVDEAPRSFAELGTALQERWPGIDPLALGIAVRAGVPLVQVPPRGIWGSGGLARHAAADTWLGCPMGTDPDPAPAIHRYLAAFGPATLQDIRVWSGLPGLAGALGRLAPALVRYRDDEGRELWDVPDGPFPDPDHPAPVRLLPEYDNALLSHADRRRIIADEHRGTVFSHGAVLVDGFAAGHWALKKAARNIPACLTVTAFAPLPAPSRAAVEAEAGQLLRFALQSDQAGRDTQGTIELRP; from the coding sequence ATGCTGACCCGCATGCCCGACCGTCCCCCGCCGGGTGCCACCCTGGGCACCCGGGTCCTCAACCGGTCCTACCTCGCCCGCCAGCTCCTCCTGGACCGGGTGGCCATGCCCGCCGCCGGTGCCCTCGAGCACCTGGTGGGCATGCAGGCGCAGGCCCCGCTGGCGCCCTACGTCGGCCTGTGGTCCCGGCTGGACGGCTTCGACCCGGCGGAGCTCGCCGGCCTGATCGAGAGCCGTGCCGCGGTGCGCATCGCCCTGTTCCGCTCCACCATCTTCCTGGTCACCGCCGAGGACTGCCGGGCGCTGCGCGCGGTCGTGCAGCCGGCCATCGACCGGAGCCTGGGGGGCAACTTCTCCCGGCCGCTGGCCGGCGTGAACCGGGCCGAGGTGGCCGCCGTCGGGCGCGCCCTGGTCGACGAGGCCCCCCGGAGCTTCGCCGAACTCGGTACCGCCCTCCAGGAGCGCTGGCCCGGCATCGATCCCCTGGCCCTCGGCATCGCCGTGCGCGCCGGTGTCCCGCTGGTGCAGGTCCCACCCCGGGGCATCTGGGGCAGCGGCGGTCTGGCCCGCCATGCCGCCGCCGACACCTGGCTCGGCTGCCCGATGGGCACCGACCCGGACCCGGCGCCCGCCATCCACCGCTACCTCGCCGCCTTCGGCCCCGCCACCCTCCAGGACATCCGGGTCTGGTCCGGACTGCCGGGCCTGGCCGGGGCCCTCGGGCGGCTGGCGCCCGCCCTGGTGCGCTACCGGGACGACGAGGGCCGGGAGCTGTGGGACGTCCCGGACGGTCCCTTCCCCGACCCCGATCACCCGGCGCCCGTCCGGCTGCTGCCCGAGTACGACAACGCCCTGCTCTCGCACGCCGACCGGCGCCGGATCATTGCCGACGAGCACCGGGGCACGGTCTTCTCGCACGGCGCCGTGCTGGTGGACGGCTTCGCCGCCGGGCACTGGGCCCTCAAGAAGGCAGCGAGGAACATTCCCGCCTGCCTGACCGTCACAGCGTTCGCGCCGCTCCCCGCGCCGTCCCGGGCCGCGGTCGAGGCCGAGGCCGGACAGCTCCTCCGCTTCGCCCTGCAAAGCGATCAGGCCGGACGGGACACCCAGGGGACAATCGAGCTCCGACCGTAG
- a CDS encoding glycosyltransferase 87 family protein, giving the protein MTALAQASPPTERTPPERTQLLAAAGLFLLGIVPLVFFKFRNGFIPGDLTVYRHAGSLALHRRNFYAVGFGAHLRVHLPFTYPPFAALAVIPLAVIPARLALIGWSALNLALVAGMTWWLVRPALVRAGRVHPAWTAAAAAALAWTVPAAQTLAYGQVNIVLAFFCLADCVLVRPGSPGKGVLVGVATAIKLTPGLFILYYAATRQWAAAARAAVTALALELAAAVLLPAASRSYWLHLWWNPRRTGDPKFYFNQSIYGTVLRLGLPTWLWPVLGLVAIALALWRARQAHGRGADVAAVALVGFAAVLVSPISWQHHAVWIIPMFGVLAAWAARGATPRRWVLVGVLAVLFIAPVPQIGDLLLKTSFPSVLARVIQQSDVVIFWLMLAWLPLAGVAPVAPVVPVVPVVSVGQEPAARLPTAAGRPEGRARRMPAN; this is encoded by the coding sequence GTGACCGCCCTCGCCCAGGCTTCCCCTCCCACCGAGCGCACCCCCCCGGAGCGCACCCAGCTCCTGGCGGCGGCCGGGCTGTTCCTGCTGGGCATCGTCCCGCTGGTGTTCTTCAAGTTCCGCAACGGATTCATCCCCGGTGACCTCACCGTCTACCGCCACGCCGGCTCGCTCGCCCTGCACCGCAGGAACTTCTACGCCGTGGGCTTCGGCGCCCACCTGCGGGTGCACCTGCCCTTCACCTACCCGCCCTTCGCCGCCCTGGCGGTGATCCCGCTGGCCGTCATTCCCGCCCGCCTGGCCCTCATCGGGTGGTCGGCGCTCAATCTCGCCCTCGTGGCGGGGATGACCTGGTGGCTGGTGCGACCGGCTCTGGTGCGGGCGGGCCGGGTCCACCCGGCGTGGACCGCGGCCGCCGCCGCCGCCCTGGCCTGGACCGTCCCCGCCGCCCAGACGCTGGCCTACGGCCAGGTCAACATCGTCCTCGCCTTCTTCTGCCTGGCCGACTGCGTCCTCGTGCGCCCGGGCAGCCCGGGAAAGGGGGTCCTGGTAGGGGTGGCGACCGCCATCAAGCTCACCCCCGGCCTGTTCATCCTCTATTACGCCGCCACCCGCCAGTGGGCGGCCGCCGCCCGAGCCGCGGTCACCGCCCTCGCCCTCGAGCTCGCGGCCGCGGTGCTCCTGCCCGCCGCCTCCCGGAGCTACTGGCTGCACCTGTGGTGGAACCCGCGGCGCACCGGCGACCCCAAGTTCTACTTCAACCAGTCGATCTACGGCACCGTGCTGCGCCTTGGCCTGCCCACCTGGTTGTGGCCGGTCCTCGGCCTGGTCGCCATCGCCCTCGCCCTCTGGCGGGCCCGCCAGGCCCACGGCCGCGGGGCCGACGTCGCCGCCGTCGCCCTGGTCGGCTTCGCCGCCGTGCTGGTGTCGCCCATCTCGTGGCAGCACCACGCCGTGTGGATCATCCCGATGTTCGGGGTCCTGGCGGCGTGGGCCGCCCGGGGAGCGACCCCCCGCCGCTGGGTGCTCGTCGGCGTGCTGGCGGTACTGTTCATCGCGCCCGTGCCCCAGATCGGCGACCTGCTCCTCAAGACGTCCTTCCCCTCGGTCCTGGCCCGGGTCATCCAGCAGTCCGACGTCGTCATCTTCTGGTTGATGCTGGCGTGGCTGCCGCTGGCCGGTGTGGCTCCCGTGGCCCCCGTGGTCCCCGTGGTCCCCGTGGTCTCCGTGGGGCAGGAGCCGGCGGCGCGGCTTCCGACCGCGGCCGGACGGCCTGAGGGCCGAGCCCGCCGGATGCCCGCGAACTAA
- a CDS encoding DUF2293 domain-containing protein, with the protein MGGGNRKPLETRVVEAAEAALAEHRYASALDVLGGLGWALAAGIDPWQQGRVPHLQDQLQVSPEKVNEAMAIFEHWARAQGLQPAEAVYVTRTRDRRPLQFTASGDPARETAFRTHWLAPDLSDAQRQRLVEKQAKAPDLVVISALKDWDCAECGSEHFAGNLLTMEDPGPICMECADLGHLSFLPAGDTALTRRAKKASGLSAVVVRWSRSRKRYERQGILVEDSALDQAEESCLADEDLRRRRREREAERRAAGDATFQDNFAARIRELLPGCPPDRAAAIADHAALRGSGRVGRSAAGRALDPEPVLLAVAAAVRHEDTDYDRLLMQGMGRADARAQIRPAVEEILRRWAAPAE; encoded by the coding sequence ATGGGCGGTGGGAACCGGAAGCCGCTGGAGACCAGGGTGGTCGAGGCCGCCGAGGCCGCGCTGGCGGAACACCGGTACGCCAGCGCCCTCGACGTGCTCGGGGGCCTGGGCTGGGCGCTGGCGGCGGGCATCGACCCCTGGCAGCAGGGCCGGGTCCCCCACCTCCAGGATCAGCTCCAGGTGAGCCCGGAGAAGGTCAACGAGGCCATGGCGATCTTCGAGCACTGGGCGCGCGCCCAGGGGCTCCAGCCGGCTGAGGCGGTGTACGTCACCCGGACCCGGGACCGCCGACCGCTGCAGTTCACCGCGTCAGGCGACCCCGCCCGAGAGACTGCCTTCCGCACCCACTGGCTGGCGCCCGACCTGTCCGACGCCCAGCGCCAGCGACTGGTGGAGAAGCAGGCGAAGGCACCGGATCTGGTGGTGATCTCGGCGCTCAAGGACTGGGACTGCGCCGAATGTGGCAGCGAGCATTTTGCCGGCAACCTGCTGACCATGGAGGACCCGGGGCCGATCTGCATGGAGTGCGCCGACCTCGGCCACCTGAGCTTCCTGCCCGCAGGCGACACCGCCCTGACCCGGCGGGCGAAGAAGGCAAGCGGCCTCTCGGCCGTCGTGGTGCGGTGGAGCCGGTCACGGAAACGGTACGAGCGCCAGGGGATCCTGGTGGAGGATTCCGCCCTGGACCAGGCCGAGGAGTCCTGCCTGGCCGACGAGGATCTGCGCCGCCGGCGCCGGGAGCGGGAGGCCGAGCGGCGGGCTGCAGGCGACGCCACCTTCCAGGACAACTTCGCCGCCCGGATCCGAGAGCTCCTGCCCGGCTGCCCACCCGACCGGGCCGCAGCGATCGCCGACCACGCCGCCCTGCGGGGCAGTGGCCGGGTGGGCCGCAGCGCGGCGGGCCGGGCGCTGGACCCTGAGCCGGTGCTGCTGGCCGTCGCCGCCGCGGTCCGCCACGAGGACACCGACTACGACCGGTTGCTCATGCAGGGCATGGGCCGCGCCGATGCCCGGGCACAGATCCGTCCAGCGGTGGAGGAGATCCTGCGCCGGTGGGCGGCCCCGGCCGAGTGA